The Bordetella sp. FB-8 genome includes a window with the following:
- a CDS encoding ferredoxin--NADP reductase has translation MAEEKYTRQTVTHVRAWVPGKLFSLRVSRDPAYAFQPGQFARLGLAAEDAHDCAAPPGLWRAYSMVSAPHEAELEFYSIVVPEGQFSPRLARLRPGDALYVDKTPFGFLTLERFPDGEDLWLLATGTGLSAYMSILRDPTVRRRFRRVALVHGVRTAEELAYRDEIQALAGQDPGLTYLPIATRETLPGMPQDRLTTLVADGGLERLAGLALDPARSRVMLCGNPAMLADARKLLGERGFAPGRRGIPGNLAVENYW, from the coding sequence GTGGCTGAGGAAAAATATACGCGGCAGACGGTCACCCATGTCCGGGCCTGGGTGCCGGGCAAGCTGTTCTCCCTGCGCGTGAGCCGCGATCCGGCCTATGCCTTCCAGCCCGGCCAGTTTGCCCGCCTGGGCCTGGCGGCAGAAGACGCGCACGACTGCGCGGCCCCACCCGGCCTTTGGCGCGCCTACTCCATGGTTTCGGCGCCGCACGAGGCGGAACTCGAGTTCTATTCCATCGTCGTACCCGAGGGCCAATTCAGCCCCCGGCTGGCCCGGCTGCGTCCGGGCGACGCCCTGTACGTCGACAAGACGCCCTTCGGCTTTCTCACGCTGGAGCGCTTTCCCGACGGCGAGGATCTCTGGCTGCTGGCCACCGGCACGGGATTGTCGGCCTATATGTCCATCCTGCGCGACCCGACGGTGCGGCGGCGCTTTCGCCGTGTCGCGCTGGTGCATGGCGTGCGTACGGCCGAAGAACTGGCCTATCGCGACGAGATCCAGGCGCTGGCCGGCCAGGATCCGGGCCTGACCTATCTGCCCATCGCCACCCGCGAAACGCTGCCCGGCATGCCCCAGGACCGCCTGACCACGCTCGTCGCCGACGGCGGACTGGAACGGCTGGCCGGCCTGGCGCTGGACCCGGCCCGCTCACGCGTCATGCTTTGCGGCAACCCCGCCATGCTCGCCGACGCCCGCAAACTACTGGGCGAGCGCGGATTTGCCCCGGGACGCCGCGGCATCCCGGGCAATCTGGCCGTCGAGAACTACTGGTAG
- a CDS encoding polyhydroxyalkanoate depolymerase, protein MLYQLHEMQRAFLRPLAEFTDAGAQWFTDPASPLSYMPISRQVAAGLELVHRFGKDYHKPDWGIDEVDVDGRQVAVRPTGVLTRPFCHLVHFERDLPARRARDPRILLVAPMSGHHATLLRDTVRALLPEHEVYVTDWIDARMVPALAGPFHLDDYVRYVQEFIRHLGPDTHVISVCQPTVPVLAAVSLMASSGDVQPRSMVMMGGPIDPRQSPTQVNNLATTKSYSWFENQVIHAVPANHIGVGRRVYPGFLQHAGFMAMNPDRHLKSHYEFYLDLLRGDDSDAEAHRRFYDEYNAVLDMPAEFYLDTIRVVFQEFRLPNGTWEVDGQRVRPADIRKTALLAIEGELDDISGVGQTRAAIDLCRGIPAARKHYHLAPGAGHYGIFSGRRWRETICPRIAQFIRKS, encoded by the coding sequence ATGCTGTATCAGTTGCATGAAATGCAGCGGGCGTTTCTGCGCCCCCTGGCCGAGTTCACGGACGCCGGCGCACAGTGGTTCACCGATCCCGCCAGCCCGCTGTCGTACATGCCGATTTCACGCCAGGTCGCAGCCGGCCTGGAACTGGTGCATCGCTTCGGCAAGGATTACCACAAACCCGATTGGGGCATCGATGAGGTCGATGTCGACGGCAGGCAGGTCGCCGTGCGCCCGACCGGCGTGCTGACCCGCCCCTTCTGCCATCTGGTGCATTTCGAGCGCGACCTGCCGGCCCGGCGCGCGCGCGACCCGCGCATACTGCTGGTGGCTCCCATGTCGGGCCACCATGCCACCTTGCTGCGCGACACCGTCCGTGCGCTTCTACCCGAGCACGAGGTCTACGTCACCGACTGGATCGATGCGCGCATGGTGCCGGCACTGGCCGGCCCCTTCCACCTGGACGACTACGTACGCTATGTCCAGGAATTCATACGCCATCTGGGGCCCGATACCCATGTGATTTCGGTCTGCCAGCCCACGGTACCGGTGCTGGCGGCCGTCTCGCTCATGGCCAGCTCGGGCGATGTGCAGCCGCGCAGCATGGTGATGATGGGCGGTCCCATCGATCCGCGCCAGTCGCCCACGCAGGTCAACAACCTGGCCACGACCAAATCTTATTCCTGGTTCGAGAATCAGGTCATCCACGCCGTGCCCGCCAACCATATCGGCGTGGGCCGCCGTGTCTATCCCGGCTTCCTGCAACACGCGGGGTTCATGGCCATGAACCCCGACCGCCACCTGAAGTCGCACTACGAGTTCTACCTCGACCTGCTGCGTGGCGACGACAGCGACGCCGAGGCGCACCGCCGCTTCTACGACGAATACAACGCCGTGCTGGACATGCCGGCCGAGTTCTACCTGGACACCATCCGCGTCGTGTTCCAGGAGTTTCGCCTGCCCAACGGCACCTGGGAGGTCGACGGCCAGCGGGTCAGGCCGGCCGACATCAGAAAGACGGCGCTGCTGGCGATCGAAGGCGAGCTGGACGACATTTCCGGCGTGGGCCAGACCCGCGCAGCCATCGACCTGTGTCGCGGCATTCCTGCCGCGCGCAAACATTATCACCTGGCTCCGGGGGCCGGCCACTACGGCATATTCTCGGGTCGGCGCTGGCGCGAGACGATCTGCCCCAGGATCGCGCAATTCATCCGCAAGTCGTGA
- the rsxB gene encoding electron transport complex subunit RsxB produces the protein MIDSTLIDRIDALLPQTQCTQCGYEGCRPYAQAIAEGAASIDRCPPGGDEGIAALAALLSVPVLPLDTTRGVHGPLLTAMIDEAHCIGCTLCIQACPVDAIVGANKRMHTVLADLCTGCDLCMPPCPVDCISMVPADRSWTPDDARRSRQRHQARAARLAASNLTLMADAPAADTAPVDASRGAPHDAERKRNAVESALARARARRAGGK, from the coding sequence GTGATCGATTCCACCCTGATAGACCGCATTGACGCGCTGCTGCCGCAAACGCAATGCACCCAGTGCGGCTATGAGGGCTGCCGCCCCTATGCACAGGCCATCGCCGAGGGCGCCGCGTCCATAGACCGCTGTCCGCCGGGCGGAGACGAGGGCATCGCGGCCCTGGCTGCGCTGCTGTCCGTACCCGTGCTGCCCCTGGACACAACGCGTGGCGTACACGGCCCGCTACTGACCGCCATGATCGACGAGGCGCATTGCATAGGCTGCACCTTGTGCATCCAGGCCTGCCCGGTCGACGCCATCGTCGGCGCCAACAAGCGCATGCACACGGTGCTGGCCGACCTGTGCACCGGGTGCGACCTGTGCATGCCGCCCTGCCCGGTGGACTGCATCAGCATGGTCCCCGCCGATCGGAGCTGGACGCCCGACGACGCGAGACGCTCGCGCCAGCGCCATCAGGCGCGCGCCGCGCGCCTGGCCGCCAGCAACCTCACACTGATGGCCGACGCGCCCGCGGCCGACACCGCGCCTGTCGATGCCTCGCGCGGCGCGCCGCATGACGCCGAGCGCAAGCGCAACGCCGTAGAATCAGCGCTGGCCCGCGCCCGCGCGCGCCGAGCCGGCGGCAAATAG
- the nth gene encoding endonuclease III produces MNSTKRREIFARLQAANPHPQSELDYASPFQLLIAVLLSAQATDKSVNLATRKFFPQYGTPEKLAALGVARLEEFIKTIGLFRTKAKNAIATSQLILERHGGLVPQSREALQALPGVGRKTANVVLNIAFGEPAIAVDTHIFRVANRTGLAPGKDVLAVELKLEKVTPPEYAQHAHHWLILHGRYVCVARKPKCLQCGIADLCDYKSKTKA; encoded by the coding sequence ATGAATAGCACCAAGCGCCGCGAAATTTTCGCCCGCCTGCAGGCGGCCAATCCGCATCCGCAAAGCGAACTGGACTATGCATCGCCATTCCAGTTGCTCATCGCGGTGCTGCTGTCGGCCCAGGCCACCGACAAATCGGTGAACCTGGCCACGCGCAAATTTTTCCCGCAATACGGCACACCGGAAAAGCTGGCCGCGCTGGGCGTGGCCAGACTCGAAGAATTCATCAAGACCATAGGCTTGTTCCGCACCAAGGCCAAAAACGCCATCGCTACCAGCCAACTCATCCTGGAACGCCACGGCGGCCTGGTACCGCAAAGCCGCGAGGCCCTGCAAGCCCTGCCCGGCGTAGGCCGCAAGACCGCCAATGTCGTGCTCAACATCGCCTTCGGCGAACCGGCCATCGCCGTGGACACGCACATCTTCCGTGTGGCCAATCGCACCGGCCTGGCGCCCGGCAAAGATGTGCTGGCCGTCGAGCTCAAGCTGGAAAAAGTGACGCCGCCCGAATACGCGCAGCACGCGCACCACTGGCTCATTCTGCACGGCCGCTATGTCTGCGTGGCACGCAAACCCAAGTGTCTGCAATGCGGGATCGCCGATCTGTGCGATTACAAATCCAAGACCAAAGCCTGA
- a CDS encoding ABC transporter ATP-binding protein, whose amino-acid sequence MSDAILETKKLTKEFRGFVAVNGVDLRVERGEIHALIGPNGAGKTTCFNLLTKFLAPTSGSIFFNGVDITGERPAQIARRGVIRSFQISAVFPHLTVLENVRIGLQRKTGLSYHFWKSESGLSNLEGRARELLDQVDLGSFAEELTLNLPYGRKRALEIATTLAMEPELMLLDEPTQGMGHEDVDRITQLIKRVSEGRTILMVEHNMTVISSIADTITVLARGAVLAQGNYAEVSRHPAVMQAYMGTTDGEMQGAHP is encoded by the coding sequence ATGAGCGATGCGATCCTGGAGACAAAAAAGCTCACCAAGGAATTCCGCGGCTTCGTCGCGGTCAACGGCGTCGACCTGCGGGTAGAGCGCGGGGAAATCCATGCCCTGATCGGCCCCAACGGCGCAGGCAAGACCACTTGCTTTAACCTGCTGACCAAATTCCTGGCACCCACGTCCGGTTCCATTTTCTTCAACGGCGTTGACATCACCGGTGAACGCCCCGCGCAGATCGCGCGCCGCGGCGTGATCCGTTCGTTCCAGATCTCGGCCGTCTTTCCTCACCTGACCGTGCTGGAAAACGTGCGCATCGGCCTGCAGCGCAAGACCGGCCTGTCCTACCATTTCTGGAAAAGCGAAAGCGGGCTGAGCAACCTCGAAGGCCGCGCCCGCGAACTGCTCGACCAAGTCGACCTGGGCAGCTTCGCCGAGGAACTCACCCTCAATCTGCCCTACGGCCGCAAGCGCGCGCTGGAAATCGCCACCACCCTGGCCATGGAACCCGAACTCATGTTGCTGGACGAACCCACGCAAGGCATGGGCCACGAAGACGTCGACCGCATCACCCAGCTCATCAAGCGCGTGAGCGAAGGCCGCACCATCCTCATGGTCGAACACAATATGACGGTGATCTCGTCCATCGCCGACACCATCACCGTTCTGGCGCGCGGCGCCGTGCTGGCCCAGGGCAATTACGCCGAAGTCTCGCGACATCCTGCCGTCATGCAGGCCTACATGGGCACGACCGACGGCGAAATGCAGGGGGCACACCCATGA
- a CDS encoding ABC transporter ATP-binding protein produces MSTPALQISGLHAWYGESHILHGVDLQVGQGEVVTLLGRNGAGRTTTLRAILGLTGSRKGSVRIHGTESIDLSTHKIAHLGVGYCPEERGIFASLSCEENLLLPPPLATAVPGGGMSLAEIYEMFPNLLERRHSPGTRLSGGEQQMLAVARILRTGANLLLLDEISEGLAPVIVQALARMITTLKARGYTIVMVEQNFRFAAPLADRFYVMEHGRIVEHFDASQLASKQDTLHELLGV; encoded by the coding sequence ATGAGCACGCCCGCGCTGCAGATCTCCGGGCTGCATGCCTGGTACGGCGAATCGCACATCCTGCACGGCGTCGACCTGCAAGTCGGCCAAGGCGAAGTCGTGACCCTGCTGGGCCGCAACGGCGCCGGCCGCACCACCACCCTGCGCGCCATCCTCGGTCTGACCGGTTCGCGCAAAGGCTCGGTACGCATCCACGGCACCGAGTCGATCGACCTGTCGACCCACAAAATCGCGCATCTGGGCGTGGGCTACTGTCCCGAGGAACGCGGCATCTTCGCCAGCCTGTCGTGCGAGGAAAACCTGCTGCTGCCCCCGCCGCTGGCCACCGCGGTTCCGGGCGGCGGCATGTCGCTGGCCGAAATCTACGAGATGTTCCCCAACCTGCTCGAGCGGCGCCATTCGCCAGGCACGCGCTTATCTGGCGGCGAACAGCAGATGCTGGCCGTGGCCCGCATCCTGCGCACCGGCGCCAACCTGCTGCTGCTGGACGAAATCTCCGAAGGCCTAGCGCCCGTCATCGTGCAGGCGCTGGCCCGCATGATCACCACGCTCAAGGCGCGCGGCTACACCATCGTCATGGTTGAGCAGAACTTCCGTTTCGCCGCGCCGCTGGCCGACCGCTTCTACGTGATGGAGCACGGCCGGATCGTCGAGCACTTCGACGCGTCGCAGCTCGCATCCAAACAAGATACGCTACATGAATTGCTCGGCGTCTGA
- a CDS encoding ABC transporter substrate-binding protein, with product MKLRNLTAALATAGLCLTGLSAHAGTMKDTVKIGMITDMSAVYADDDGPGGVAAIQMAVDDFGGKVNGKKIEVLSADHQNKVDIASAKAREWIDQQHLDLLMGGTNSATGLAEAAVAAEKHTVYINTGAGAADLTTTQCSPYTIHYGYDTVALANGTGSAVVKNGGKNWFFVTADYAFGHALQRDTSKVVKANGGVIKGSVNVPLGTTDFSSYMLQAQSSGAQILGLANAGADWVNAVKAADQFGVTKTMKLATLLAFINDVHAVGLKAAQGMYLTVGWYWDMNDQTRAWAKRFEAKVGRAPTFIQAADYSSTMFYLQAVKATGTDDADTVMKWMKSHKVNDFFAHGGYVRADGTFIHDMYLVQVKTPQESKSKWDLYKVVATLPGEDVFTKPADSPCKLLKQ from the coding sequence ATGAAACTACGCAACCTGACGGCAGCCCTCGCGACGGCGGGCCTGTGCCTGACCGGCCTTTCCGCGCACGCCGGCACCATGAAAGACACCGTCAAGATCGGCATGATCACCGACATGTCGGCCGTCTACGCAGACGACGATGGCCCGGGAGGCGTCGCCGCCATCCAGATGGCTGTCGACGATTTCGGCGGCAAGGTCAACGGCAAGAAGATCGAGGTGCTCAGCGCCGACCACCAGAACAAGGTCGACATCGCCTCGGCCAAGGCCCGCGAGTGGATCGACCAGCAGCACCTGGACCTGCTGATGGGCGGCACCAACTCGGCCACCGGCCTGGCCGAAGCCGCGGTCGCCGCGGAAAAGCACACGGTCTACATCAATACCGGCGCCGGCGCCGCCGACCTGACCACCACCCAGTGCTCGCCCTACACCATCCACTACGGCTACGACACGGTCGCGCTGGCGAACGGCACGGGCTCGGCCGTGGTCAAGAACGGCGGCAAGAACTGGTTCTTCGTGACCGCCGACTATGCCTTCGGCCATGCCCTGCAGCGCGACACCTCCAAGGTCGTCAAGGCCAATGGCGGCGTCATCAAGGGTTCGGTCAACGTGCCCCTGGGCACCACCGACTTCTCGTCCTACATGCTGCAAGCCCAGTCCTCGGGCGCGCAGATCCTGGGCCTGGCCAACGCGGGCGCCGACTGGGTCAACGCAGTCAAGGCGGCTGACCAGTTCGGCGTCACCAAGACCATGAAGCTGGCAACGCTGCTGGCCTTCATCAACGACGTCCATGCCGTAGGCCTGAAAGCCGCCCAAGGCATGTACCTCACCGTCGGCTGGTACTGGGACATGAACGACCAGACCCGCGCCTGGGCCAAGCGCTTCGAGGCCAAGGTCGGCCGCGCGCCCACCTTCATCCAGGCTGCAGACTACTCGTCGACGATGTTCTACCTGCAAGCCGTCAAGGCCACCGGCACCGATGATGCCGACACCGTCATGAAGTGGATGAAGTCGCACAAGGTGAACGACTTCTTCGCCCACGGCGGCTATGTGCGCGCCGACGGCACGTTCATCCACGACATGTACCTGGTGCAGGTCAAGACGCCGCAGGAATCCAAGAGCAAGTGGGATCTCTACAAGGTGGTCGCCACCCTGCCCGGCGAAGATGTCTTCACCAAGCCCGCCGATTCCCCCTGCAAGCTGCTCAAGCAGTAA
- a CDS encoding branched-chain amino acid ABC transporter permease: MITLFGIPLPALLGQLLLGLVNGSFYAILSLGLAIIFGLLNVINFSHGVLYMMGAFVAWMGMTYLGLNYWIMLIFAPIVVGVVGMLIERLLLKRIAKLDHLYGLLLTFGLALLIEGLFRSVYGVSGQRFPTPASLDGVMDLGFMYLPTYRGWVVVASLLVCLVTWFVIERTRLGSMLRAATENPKLVEAFGVNVPLMVTLTYGFGVALAGFAGVLAAPMLQVSSLMGSNIIIVVFAVVVIGGMGSILGSIVTGLGLGIIEGLAKVFWPEASTTVVFVIMAIVLLFRPAGLFGKEK, encoded by the coding sequence ATGATCACCCTCTTCGGCATACCCCTTCCGGCGCTGCTCGGACAATTGCTGCTCGGACTGGTGAACGGTTCGTTCTACGCCATCCTATCCCTAGGCCTGGCGATCATCTTCGGCTTGCTCAACGTCATCAATTTCTCGCACGGCGTCCTCTACATGATGGGCGCTTTCGTCGCCTGGATGGGCATGACCTATCTGGGCCTGAACTACTGGATCATGCTGATCTTCGCTCCCATCGTGGTCGGCGTGGTCGGCATGCTCATCGAGCGGCTGCTGCTCAAGCGCATCGCCAAGCTCGACCATCTCTACGGCCTGTTGCTCACATTCGGTCTGGCGCTGCTCATCGAAGGCCTGTTCCGCAGCGTCTACGGCGTCTCGGGCCAGCGCTTCCCCACGCCCGCCTCGCTTGACGGCGTCATGGACCTGGGCTTCATGTACCTGCCCACCTATCGGGGCTGGGTGGTGGTGGCCTCGCTGCTGGTCTGCCTAGTCACCTGGTTCGTCATCGAGCGCACGCGTCTGGGTTCGATGCTGCGCGCCGCCACCGAAAACCCCAAGCTGGTCGAGGCCTTCGGCGTCAACGTGCCGCTCATGGTCACCCTGACCTACGGCTTCGGCGTAGCGCTGGCGGGTTTTGCCGGCGTGCTGGCCGCCCCGATGCTGCAGGTTTCGTCGCTCATGGGGTCGAACATCATCATCGTGGTGTTCGCCGTGGTGGTGATCGGCGGCATGGGTTCCATACTGGGATCCATCGTCACCGGCCTGGGGCTGGGCATCATCGAAGGCCTGGCCAAGGTCTTCTGGCCCGAGGCTTCCACCACCGTCGTTTTCGTCATCATGGCCATCGTGCTGCTGTTCCGCCCCGCCGGACTCTTCGGGAAAGAAAAATGA
- a CDS encoding branched-chain amino acid ABC transporter permease — MNRQLLAYVLAAIVVAILPYLGVYPIFMMQVMCYALFACAFNLLLGYTGFLSFGHAAFLGLAGYTTGYVLKTWGVPTEVGILAGTAAAALLGLVMGLLAIRRSGIYFAMITLAIAQMVYFFFLQADFTGGENGMQQIPRGKALGFIDLSVDLHLYYLVMIVFIIGFVIIWRAVHSPFGQVLKALRENEPRVISLGYDVDRFKLLAFVLSATLAGLAGATKALVFNSASLSDADWRMSGLVILMTLIGGMGTLIGPVLGAFIVVALENQIGTFGAFMAQITHIAWFNTLGDSVTIVIGLIFVVCVLAFRRGIVGEILAWRKRRQTV, encoded by the coding sequence ATGAACCGCCAACTCCTGGCCTATGTGCTGGCGGCCATCGTAGTGGCCATCCTGCCCTACCTGGGCGTCTATCCGATCTTCATGATGCAGGTCATGTGCTATGCCCTGTTTGCCTGCGCTTTCAACCTGCTGCTGGGCTATACGGGCTTTCTGTCCTTCGGCCACGCGGCTTTCCTGGGCCTGGCGGGCTACACCACGGGCTATGTGCTCAAGACCTGGGGCGTGCCCACCGAGGTCGGCATCCTGGCCGGCACCGCCGCGGCCGCGCTGCTCGGCCTGGTCATGGGCCTTCTGGCCATCCGGCGCAGCGGCATCTACTTCGCCATGATCACTCTGGCCATCGCGCAGATGGTGTACTTCTTTTTCCTGCAGGCCGATTTCACCGGCGGCGAAAACGGCATGCAGCAGATCCCGCGCGGCAAGGCGCTGGGCTTTATCGACCTGTCCGTCGACCTGCACCTGTACTACCTGGTGATGATCGTGTTCATCATCGGCTTCGTCATCATCTGGCGCGCGGTGCATTCGCCCTTCGGCCAGGTGCTCAAGGCCCTGCGCGAGAACGAGCCGCGCGTCATTTCCCTGGGCTACGACGTCGATCGCTTCAAGCTGCTCGCCTTCGTGCTCTCGGCCACGCTGGCCGGCCTGGCCGGCGCCACCAAGGCGCTGGTGTTCAACTCGGCGTCCCTGTCCGATGCCGATTGGCGCATGTCGGGCCTGGTCATCCTCATGACGCTCATCGGCGGCATGGGCACGCTGATAGGTCCCGTCCTGGGCGCGTTCATCGTGGTGGCGCTGGAAAACCAGATCGGCACCTTCGGCGCTTTCATGGCCCAGATCACCCACATCGCTTGGTTCAACACGCTCGGCGATTCGGTCACCATCGTGATCGGCCTGATCTTCGTGGTTTGCGTACTGGCCTTTCGCCGCGGCATCGTGGGCGAAATACTGGCCTGGCGAAAGCGCCGCCAAACTGTATAG
- a CDS encoding branched-chain amino acid aminotransferase produces the protein MDALFYHDGQWTTENPKLLGPADHAFWMASMVFDGARAFDGLTPDLDLHCQRVIRSAKKMLMEPQIGWEEVQQLALDAVARFPAGTALYIKPMFFCADGFLLPEASKTKFVLHVFKAPMPGTEGFAAMTQNQYARAWPSMAPTDAKASCLYPNGQRATKEANTAGFDTAVMLDGDGNVAEFASSNLWIAKDGKIATPAANGTFLSGITRMRVLTLLREHGADVQERTIALDEVKHADEVFSTGNYGKVIHVNRLDDRKLAYGPAAQLAHKLYMDYAKSTGAQR, from the coding sequence ATGGACGCCTTGTTCTACCACGATGGTCAATGGACCACCGAAAACCCCAAACTGCTGGGCCCCGCCGACCACGCCTTCTGGATGGCCAGCATGGTCTTCGACGGCGCCCGCGCCTTCGACGGCCTGACCCCGGACCTGGATCTGCATTGCCAGCGCGTGATCCGCTCGGCCAAAAAAATGCTGATGGAACCCCAGATCGGCTGGGAAGAAGTGCAGCAACTGGCACTCGATGCCGTGGCCAGGTTCCCGGCCGGCACGGCGCTCTACATCAAGCCCATGTTCTTCTGCGCCGACGGATTCCTGCTGCCCGAGGCGTCCAAAACCAAGTTCGTGCTGCACGTCTTCAAGGCTCCCATGCCCGGCACCGAGGGTTTCGCGGCCATGACGCAGAATCAGTACGCCCGAGCCTGGCCCAGCATGGCGCCGACCGACGCCAAGGCTTCCTGCCTGTATCCCAACGGCCAGCGCGCCACCAAGGAGGCCAACACCGCCGGCTTCGATACGGCCGTCATGCTCGACGGCGACGGCAATGTGGCCGAATTCGCCAGCAGCAATCTGTGGATCGCCAAGGACGGCAAGATCGCGACGCCGGCCGCCAACGGCACTTTCCTCTCCGGCATCACACGCATGCGCGTGCTGACCCTGCTGCGCGAGCATGGCGCCGACGTACAGGAACGCACCATCGCGCTGGATGAAGTGAAGCACGCGGATGAAGTGTTCTCCACCGGCAACTACGGCAAGGTGATCCACGTCAACCGCCTGGACGACCGCAAGCTTGCGTATGGTCCGGCGGCGCAATTGGCGCATAAGCTGTATATGGATTATGCGAAGTCTACGGGTGCGCAGCGTTGA
- a CDS encoding LysR family transcriptional regulator — translation MIPSELLSLLPDLATFARVVETGNFSTAARLLGTTPSTVSRQMQRLERALGTRLLERSTRSIRLTESGTQVYRHCQNMVEAATDAVDVAGHLSEQVRGQVSISAPIAYAKSVVHPLMDGFLRAHPQVGVQLLFDDGEIDPVRDPVDLALRMTSAPPQGLVARRLGTVRWMTCASFAYLSEHGMPDHPQALRQHNCLYIGDHAGDNRWTFHRGDQAHTVEVGGRYIVNDVETRREAALAGWGIASLPEFAVADALREGELVQVLREWSFEPRAYSGPVWLLYPQNRFLPLKVRAMIDWLMAHRQGGS, via the coding sequence ATGATTCCCAGCGAATTGCTGTCCCTGCTTCCCGATTTGGCCACCTTTGCGCGCGTTGTCGAGACTGGCAATTTCTCGACCGCTGCGCGGTTGCTGGGCACCACGCCCTCGACCGTGAGCCGGCAGATGCAACGACTGGAGCGTGCGCTCGGCACGCGGCTGCTGGAGCGCTCGACCCGCAGCATCCGCCTGACGGAGTCGGGCACGCAGGTTTATCGCCACTGCCAGAACATGGTGGAGGCCGCGACCGATGCCGTCGACGTGGCCGGACACCTGAGCGAGCAGGTACGCGGACAAGTCAGCATCAGCGCGCCGATCGCCTATGCCAAGAGCGTGGTGCATCCGCTGATGGATGGATTCCTGCGCGCGCATCCGCAAGTCGGCGTCCAGCTGCTTTTTGACGACGGCGAAATCGACCCGGTGCGCGATCCGGTGGATTTGGCACTCAGGATGACATCGGCCCCGCCGCAGGGCCTGGTCGCGCGCCGGCTCGGCACCGTGCGCTGGATGACTTGCGCCTCGTTCGCCTATCTGAGCGAACATGGCATGCCCGATCATCCGCAGGCGCTGCGACAGCACAATTGCCTTTATATCGGAGACCATGCAGGCGACAACCGGTGGACCTTCCATCGCGGCGACCAAGCGCACACCGTGGAGGTTGGAGGCCGCTATATCGTGAACGACGTGGAAACACGCCGTGAAGCCGCGCTGGCGGGCTGGGGTATCGCCAGCCTGCCCGAGTTCGCGGTCGCCGATGCCTTGCGCGAGGGCGAACTGGTGCAAGTCCTGCGCGAGTGGTCATTCGAGCCGAGGGCCTACAGCGGCCCGGTGTGGCTGCTCTATCCGCAGAACCGCTTTCTGCCGCTGAAAGTGCGCGCCATGATCGATTGGCTCATGGCGCATAGGCAGGGTGGAAGTTGA